GACGGGATCTTGAGCAAGTCGGGCGCCCAGCAGGTTTACCTCCATGCCGGCTACGGTAATGACTGGAAAAACCCCTATGATCACCGGATGGAGCGCACCTGCCACGGTTGGCAGTGCACCGTCAACATGGAACAGGACGAGCTTCGTTTCTGCTTCAAGGATTCAGCCAACAACTGGGACAACAACAACGGGAGCAACTGGACCTACCATTCCCGTGGGATCAACCCCCCCCATTGATCTGAAAAAGCGGCGGCAAGCAAAGGCCGCCGCTTTGATTCATTCATTTTATTTATAGAATCGGGCCTGCTTCTTTGCGTCGTCCCACGATATACTAGCATCCGGAAGATTGGTCCGTGACCGGCAAAAGAAAAAAGCCCGTCGATATGACGGACTGTACAGTTGCCTTCTACAAACTCGTAAATTAGGATTAATGTGAAAACACCATTACGTAAATTATTACTATATAGG
This genomic window from Heliomicrobium undosum contains:
- a CDS encoding carbohydrate-binding protein, producing MMGQQQAYGQGCQTTGTTGMANQPVKIRPLLGDGRDVTIVYDGILSKSGAQQVYLHAGYGNDWKNPYDHRMERTCHGWQCTVNMEQDELRFCFKDSANNWDNNNGSNWTYHSRGINPPH